In the genome of Syntrophales bacterium, the window AGCGCGCCAAAGCGTTATACAAAAAAGGTCTGCTCTACTGCAGTTTCCTGGGAGCGCTGCATACTTATAAACCGATAGACGTCAAGATGATTAAAAATTGCGCCCGGGAGACCGGCGCTATCATCACCGTGGAAGAGCATAACCTCTCCGGCGGTATGGGGAGCGCGGTGGCGGAGGTACGGGCGGATAGTAATGTCAGCGGCATCAAGTTCAAGCGTATCGCTTTCCCGGATATTTACGTTTCCCTGGTCGGTAGTCAGGAATGGCTGCGCGGTAAGTACGGCATATCCCCGGAAAAGATAGCCGTAACCGTTTAGAAAACATTGGCTGGATAAAGAAGAACGTTTTTCGGTTTTCATGTTTATACGGAAGGAGATTTATGGCTTATTCCGGTGTATTAGACGATATCAAAACCTGCGTTAATCTTGGTATTCCGAAAAGGGTGCCCATCTTTGCCGAGAGCGAATTATTTGATGTGCGCATGGCGGGAATAAGTTATCGCGAATATACTTACAATGTCGACAAAATGGTTAAGTCCCGCGTGGAAGCGGTAACGAGATTTGGTTCTGATTGGAGCATTGGTTGGCCCGATGATTACGTGGAGTTTGAACCGTTGGGAATAAAGCTAAAAGGCGAAGAAAATGTGCCGTTGGCGCCGTATGAATACCCGCCGGCTTCCTGGAGCACGCTTAAGAGTCTGTTATGTAAAGTGTCAAGCCAACGGGTAAATCTCTGTATTCAAGGCAACTGAGAATCGAACCCGAACTATCTGTTATCCGTGGCGTCCAGTTAAGGACCACACTCTTTGATTCTTTCGTTGAAATTTCTCGGGGGTCTCTGTCTAAAAATCGAGCCTGAGTTTAAGCTCTGATTCTTATCGAGGCGTCCCCCAAGAACGGGCTCCGGATTCCGATAAACAGTCAATATACCTGAAAACGTTTCAGCGGACAATGTACGGCCTTTGCTCTTTTAAAACACAGTAGATTCGGTGTGTCAGTTTGCGCGCCACGGCAAC includes:
- a CDS encoding transketolase C-terminal domain-containing protein, with amino-acid sequence MEKKKDLLVREKLLEAFRLMCRIRFFEERAKALYKKGLLYCSFLGALHTYKPIDVKMIKNCARETGAIITVEEHNLSGGMGSAVAEVRADSNVSGIKFKRIAFPDIYVSLVGSQEWLRGKYGISPEKIAVTV